The following proteins are encoded in a genomic region of Flammeovirga pectinis:
- a CDS encoding glycoside hydrolase family 71/99 protein, with translation MKKLLHLFLFLFFSLSIVAQPNNSELDLPLFSKKLVIAECQPVYNFSRDLGLLSEMKYEGLQGKDIDKLRGKYKTYTPMVSEMFNPMSLEESVAFEMLTAKSMGIDGFKFTIFVNGNKHYIDKFVKVIETYFKVAKEREIDFKFTLNLMFYKQKSVPSSQLKKVATDRLLEMFEKTDHSEHWLKSPDGRVVIFTLSPECIIKEGMSANNVDFYLNNPNIIKKIAKEFEEIRLNVREKIAFVYSTSYPENGTYTNMILDYFPAVSTITYSQAYNERIERVREICKERNRPFIQEVMADHLGTQLFSKQTGKSIKSNSQKAKEISHEDTYVLGQNFKLTSTYRDLLSKAVERDASLIMLSSWNKYSSGSHISPEVHHGFSYGILLKYYKDLWYNQNPVNNEIAIVSFKQYSINQMGYGGIEVRPTIEFKPLIESDSIEVISILKEPADIYCNGHYLGKGKAGLNVHYAPLKTGEVKVQVKRKKAVVLRLITEKEIIESPRRTDWLTNSYSTQDDKLSRAFQNIILDQEMDNMRRRFLLDDKQQMMWRLAASTKFTTNIKNIQKYGDQPKKIVDLKNKTKREYREVISDILSEFDYEVWVDMEEEAEKNEGITNLFAPMQGVVLEEYNVLEAN, from the coding sequence ATGAAAAAACTACTACACTTATTTTTATTTCTTTTTTTCTCATTATCAATCGTTGCTCAACCTAACAATAGCGAATTAGACTTACCTCTTTTTAGTAAAAAACTTGTAATTGCAGAATGCCAACCAGTATATAACTTTAGTAGAGATTTAGGGCTTCTTTCAGAAATGAAATACGAAGGGTTACAAGGTAAAGATATCGATAAACTAAGAGGGAAATACAAAACGTATACCCCAATGGTATCAGAAATGTTTAATCCGATGTCTCTTGAAGAGTCTGTAGCATTCGAAATGTTGACAGCAAAATCAATGGGTATTGATGGCTTTAAATTCACCATTTTCGTAAATGGAAATAAACATTATATAGATAAGTTTGTAAAGGTAATAGAGACCTATTTTAAAGTAGCAAAAGAACGAGAAATAGATTTTAAATTTACTTTAAATTTAATGTTTTATAAACAGAAAAGCGTTCCATCATCTCAGCTTAAAAAAGTAGCTACAGACCGTTTATTAGAAATGTTTGAAAAGACAGATCATTCAGAACATTGGTTAAAGTCTCCTGATGGAAGAGTAGTAATTTTTACTTTAAGCCCTGAATGTATAATCAAAGAAGGAATGAGTGCTAATAATGTTGATTTTTATTTAAATAACCCTAACATTATTAAAAAGATAGCGAAAGAGTTTGAAGAGATTCGTTTAAATGTAAGAGAGAAAATTGCATTTGTGTATTCTACATCTTATCCTGAAAATGGAACATACACAAATATGATCTTAGATTATTTCCCTGCTGTATCTACCATAACTTATAGTCAGGCATATAATGAAAGAATTGAACGTGTTAGAGAAATTTGTAAAGAGAGAAATAGACCATTTATTCAAGAAGTAATGGCAGATCATTTAGGTACTCAATTATTTTCTAAACAGACCGGTAAATCAATTAAATCTAATTCTCAGAAAGCAAAGGAAATAAGCCATGAGGATACTTATGTTCTTGGGCAGAATTTCAAATTAACGTCTACATACAGAGATTTATTAAGTAAGGCTGTAGAAAGAGATGCATCTTTAATAATGCTATCTTCTTGGAATAAGTATTCGTCAGGTTCTCATATTTCACCAGAGGTGCACCATGGTTTTAGTTATGGTATTTTATTAAAATATTATAAAGACTTATGGTACAACCAGAATCCTGTAAATAATGAAATTGCAATTGTATCTTTTAAGCAATATAGCATTAATCAGATGGGCTATGGGGGTATTGAGGTAAGACCAACTATAGAGTTTAAACCGTTAATAGAAAGTGATAGTATTGAAGTTATTTCAATTTTAAAAGAGCCTGCAGATATTTATTGTAACGGACATTATTTAGGTAAAGGAAAGGCAGGGTTAAATGTACATTATGCTCCATTAAAAACAGGAGAAGTTAAAGTACAGGTAAAACGCAAAAAAGCAGTTGTATTGAGGCTTATTACTGAAAAAGAAATAATTGAAAGTCCGAGAAGAACAGATTGGTTAACAAATAGCTATTCTACACAAGATGATAAGTTGAGTAGAGCATTTCAGAATATCATTTTAGATCAAGAAATGGACAACATGAGAAGAAGGTTTTTATTAGATGATAAACAACAAATGATGTGGCGTTTAGCAGCGAGTACAAAGTTTACTACAAATATTAAAAACATTCAAAAGTATGGAGATCAACCTAAAAAAATAGTTGATCTAAAAAATAAGACAAAAAGAGAATATAGAGAGGTTATAAGTGATATTTTATCCGAATTTGATTATGAAGTTTGGGTAGATATGGAAGAAGAAGCAGAAAAAAACGAGGGTATAACAAATTTATTTGCTCCAATGCAAGGTGTTGTATTAGAAGAGTACAATGTGTTGGAAGCCAACTAA
- a CDS encoding glycoside hydrolase family 71/99 protein: MKQFLRLLTLVLLHLCFSTTTTTFAQTDLSLPLFNKKLVMARNQPLYNFSRDLGLLRAMKYDKLQGNDLDSLNGRYRTYTPMVSEMSNPMSLEESVEYEMRAAKEMGIDGFKFIFYVTGNRYYLDKFVKVINAYFKVANKENIDFKFSLVLINQKNKSFDENEIKRLLVYRISELFSSTDLSDNWLKTPDGRITLFTSKPELIIKDFWKFKGPKEYINDPSKIKRIAAAYMDVETGVGEKIAFIYNTSFPGSQIFTNQILDYFPAVSANIYAQVFQPNIKSLQKVCKKRGRVYIQEVFTDQVGSQLMVKETGKKINENSSLSKEVSYKNTMLLVPSIKQTTSYRNLLEESINRGADFISLSSWNCYDEGSQVSPEVHHGFSYGILLKYYKEIWQKGKSASIKETAMVSYKQYSKASMASGGIELRKGMEYSPFEELDSIEVITILNAKADIYCNGNYLGAGKVGINVNYAPLEMGIVKVSVKRGGSTILKIETVKPIVKSPTRTDWQTNSYSTQDHVMLNVMQNLILDKEMENMKRRFLIDASQQSLWRLAAHEKFTTNIKNIQKYGDQPEKYQQLALKSKKEYRASVEKILTEFDYKVWIDMEDEAEKNVGITDLNAPLLGTVIEEYNVLEAN, translated from the coding sequence ATGAAACAATTTTTAAGATTACTTACTCTAGTGTTGTTACACTTATGTTTTAGTACTACTACTACTACTTTTGCACAAACAGATTTAAGCTTACCTCTTTTTAATAAAAAGCTGGTAATGGCAAGAAATCAACCCCTCTATAATTTTAGTAGAGATTTAGGGCTGCTGAGAGCCATGAAATACGATAAGCTACAAGGAAATGATTTAGATAGTTTAAATGGTAGGTATAGAACATATACTCCAATGGTGTCTGAAATGTCAAACCCAATGTCTTTAGAAGAGTCTGTAGAATATGAAATGCGAGCAGCAAAAGAAATGGGTATAGATGGTTTTAAATTTATATTCTACGTTACAGGTAATCGCTATTATTTAGACAAATTTGTAAAAGTTATTAATGCTTATTTTAAAGTAGCAAATAAAGAAAATATCGATTTTAAATTTTCATTGGTTTTAATTAATCAAAAAAATAAATCTTTTGATGAAAATGAAATAAAAAGGTTATTAGTTTACCGCATTTCGGAATTATTTAGCTCAACAGATTTGTCAGACAATTGGTTAAAAACACCTGATGGAAGAATTACCCTTTTTACATCAAAACCAGAACTTATCATAAAAGACTTCTGGAAATTTAAAGGACCTAAAGAATATATTAACGACCCATCAAAAATAAAGCGTATAGCAGCTGCTTATATGGATGTAGAAACAGGTGTGGGAGAAAAAATTGCTTTTATTTACAATACTTCATTTCCAGGTAGCCAAATATTTACGAATCAAATTTTAGATTATTTTCCTGCAGTTTCTGCAAATATTTATGCTCAAGTATTTCAACCTAATATAAAATCTTTGCAGAAAGTATGTAAGAAAAGAGGTAGAGTATATATACAAGAAGTTTTTACAGATCAAGTTGGGTCACAACTTATGGTGAAAGAAACTGGTAAAAAAATTAATGAAAACTCGTCTTTATCAAAAGAGGTTTCATATAAAAATACTATGCTACTTGTACCCTCAATTAAACAAACAACTTCTTACAGAAACTTATTAGAAGAGTCAATCAATAGAGGTGCAGACTTTATCAGTTTGTCATCTTGGAATTGTTATGATGAAGGTTCTCAAGTTTCTCCAGAAGTACATCATGGCTTTAGCTATGGTATTTTATTAAAGTATTATAAGGAAATTTGGCAAAAAGGAAAAAGTGCTTCAATAAAAGAAACAGCTATGGTTTCATACAAGCAATATTCTAAAGCTTCAATGGCATCTGGAGGTATTGAATTGAGAAAAGGTATGGAGTATTCTCCTTTTGAAGAACTAGATAGTATAGAAGTAATTACTATTTTAAATGCTAAGGCAGATATTTATTGTAATGGAAATTATTTAGGAGCAGGAAAAGTGGGTATTAATGTAAACTATGCTCCTTTAGAAATGGGAATTGTAAAGGTTTCTGTAAAAAGAGGTGGATCTACTATTCTAAAAATAGAAACAGTAAAACCAATTGTAAAATCACCAACAAGAACAGATTGGCAAACGAATAGTTATTCAACTCAAGATCACGTAATGTTAAATGTAATGCAGAACTTGATTTTAGATAAAGAGATGGAAAACATGAAGAGAAGGTTTTTGATTGATGCTAGCCAACAGTCTTTGTGGAGATTAGCTGCCCATGAAAAGTTTACTACAAATATTAAAAATATTCAGAAATATGGCGATCAGCCGGAAAAATATCAGCAACTAGCATTAAAATCTAAGAAGGAATATAGAGCATCCGTTGAAAAAATTCTTACTGAATTTGATTACAAGGTGTGGATAGATATGGAAGATGAAGCAGAGAAAAATGTTGGTATTACAGATCTAAATGCACCTTTACTAGGTACTGTTATAGAAGAGTACAATGTATTGGAAGCAAACTAA